ACAATACAAAATCCCAAATTGTTATAAGTTATTGTTCTGAGATTTAAGTGGCCCCATGAAAGGCATAGGTGGCATAAAGATGCTCAGCAGTACACAAATAAAAGGCACCAATACTTTCACAACCTATCTCACCAACACACAATGGTGTTCTTGCTTATTGCTTCCTTCAAGCTGAAAAATTCCAGCTCTCTAGGTCCGAAATCCTGCCATAAACACGGTGGCGCCGCCGTAAATACGCTTTCTTAGGAATCCTCAACCAGCTGGATCTCACCCTCCTGATTATTTATCTTTTCAAAGACGTTAAATAAGGATACGAgctctttctctgtttctcgCGTAGGGTATATCCTCCtgcggagagacagacagaaggtaGGTGGGTTTTTGAACGTGTGAGAGGGcttgtgttgtgtgcgtgtcctgtgcatgtgtgagtcGAGCTCCTTCATGCCTGTTGAGAGGCAGTGGGTGGCCAATCACTGTCAAAGTGGCACAGAGCGGGTGTGAATGTGCGTCTGCAgccagtgtgtatgtgtgtgtgttaatggagAGGTAGATTTTTTTCTCCATAcattagatgtgtgtgtgtgtgtgttggggggagggATTGCACATGTGtaagtgttgtgttgtgtgtgtgtgtgtgtgtgtgtctgtgcgtaggCGACAGATCACAGTCAGGAGAGTCAGAGAGCTCTCTTGCTCATGCTGCTTCAGGCCTTTCTGttccctgctctcctctcctctgctctcgtCTCTCGTCCTcttttcctctcatctctttctcctctcatcctcttcCATCTGAGGCCTCTGATAAGGTCTCTCTGTACAATGGGAGCCAAGGACAAGCATGCAGCCCCAAGGCTTTTCGGTTTGCAcgcatctgcgtgtgtgtgtgttggtggggaGATAAACACAAGTAAAAACCTTTTATATCTTTGCTGTCGATCCGCTTGCGGTGTGTTTTTAACGTTGCGGTTCTTTCAAAATCACTCTTCTgccatttttggggggggagatgaATCTGAGATACCTCCTTCGTGGCGGTTTGGTGCTGCAGCGTGTGTAGGTGGCAGCAGTGGAAGAGGCAGGAGAAGGGCGATATGTGAAAACAGAACTGAGCTTCGGGCTTTCATCCGCGGCCAAATAAGACTCGTAGCTCTCCCTCTCCCATAGGTCCCTTTACATTCCTGTATTAACGTTCCTCGGTTTCAAATACCTAAGACTGCCCTCCGGCAAGAGCTGCCTCTTCCTTTCAAAGCCGCGTTCAGCTCCCAAACCCGCGCTTGATGGAGCTCGGGTCGCTTCGGCCTCTCTCCAAGCACCACTCttgatatttatatttccagcGTGAGGCACTCAAACTTCCAGGAAAGAGCACTGCCAGGTGTTACACAATCACAGATATATAGCTAACTCCAATGTATTACCTAAGAAGGGTTATTTGAACTTAAACAGAACGACACACGGACTCCAATGAGTCCTTCTTTTCTAATGGTTGTCATCTGCAAAATCACATAAAATGTGGACGTTTATTCCATTGTCGGTGTGCTTTCTGATTGGTTTATACCCTTCGGCAGTAGTCTGCAACAATgcacaatgtttaaaaaatgcgTAGGTTTTGTGATCACAGCTTTTATCTGCATAGTAACTAGTAATCATAtgaagtaaaaagtacaatgttTGCAACTATACTGTAGGAGGGGGGACATTTAGAGTACTTAGATTACTAATTTGATTtacttttcaaagtaaagtACTTCCAAATTGTCCTTCAGTACATCACTTGAGTGATTCTACTGCTTGGGGGAGATGCGACTGAGGTATTTTTAACAGTACTTGTGTGTTCCTCTTTGACCAACAGGGACTCGGTCACCTGCTTCTACCCAAAGCTGCCCTCTGCCCGAGGACATCGTCGACACCTTCAGCATCCAGGGCGACGCTGCAGCCGGCACCTCCATCCGCTACACCTGCCTGTCTGGGTAAGAGCCGGGGGATGATGGGAGGTCAAGCGAGCGCGTGGGCAGAGGCTATGAAAACCTAAAGTGATCGGAAGGTACAAATGGAGGAAGTGAGAAGACGGGGATGGAGTGTGAAGATGAGGCATTCGGCGGAGGGACGGCTTGATCAGAGCGGAGCTGCTCAGAGAAAAGTCCCAGCACATTAACAACCAATAAATTAATGAGTTTAAAATCCTACTTGAGTAAAAGCACATCACTGGTATTAGCTTAATGTACTTAAAGCAATAATGtattaaatagtaaataaacTAAAGTATTCTTTCTGCAGAAAAAGAATTTTAtctgacattttcatttaattgagGTGTTAATGCATCTGCAGATTATCTTTGCTGTTAAATACTGAATCATGCAGCTTCTTAGGGACTTCTTTATGCTAAGCACCACAAGCAGGGCTTTACTCTTTAacacaatgttgtgtttttgcaacGTAAAGTCCTGCTAAACTAAAGCTATAAGATTTAGTCACGTAAGAGTTTATGAAGTAGCATGAAATGGAGCTACTCAACTACTCCACAGCACAGTGGAGTAAATGTGATGCAGCTACTTTGCACAGTTGTGGGAGAGGCGTTGGGGAACGTGTAGTCATTAGCGGTGATTGGCAGGGAATTCATTTTCTCCCAGCTGACAATCTCTCCATTCAGCTAACTAGGTGGTTACAGTCTATCTTGTATTGACTTCCCTTTCCACACTGACTCACACGCGGGATAAGATGAGCCAGGGTGGATGTGTCAGCCAGAACTGTGCACACAACATTCAGACACTCtgaaagggagagacagagtgtGAAAAAGACACCATCTACACCTTCTCTCCATTGCATTTCATCCTCAGCTCTTAGCTTTCAATTCTCTTAGCTGCCATCTGTCTCCGTCACTCTCTCccttctgtcctgcaggtccGACATTGTGGGCAGCCGGGAAAATTTCTGCCAGGATAATCAGACCTGGCAGTATCCTCACCCCATCTGTAAAGGTAAGAGTGCTGTATCTTGcaccatgtgtgtgtacatcttttaGGTTAAGGCAAGCAGCAGGGAAACGGAAGATGATGTTGGAGTGAACTACTACTAACTACTACAACTAGTTTTTATCGGGATGCTCGTCTATTTGTTTGCATTACTTTCACATGcttgaaaataaaagaagagtGAAATAAAGAAGGAGACAGAATCACACAAACTCCATCACGAATCTGCGTGCTGCTCTGTTTCATAGTTCTCTTCTGCCATCTAGTGGCTAAAACCGAAGTTGCACGGCCTGCTTTCTTTCAGAGGAATTGTTGCATTAAAGAATACTCTTTACTATGTGGAGACACAGTGAAGTATCCCCTTACTGAGCAGATACTGTGATAACACCCCAGGTACTCCCTGTCTTTTTTTGACGAAGAGAACAAACATTAGAGAATCCCCTGAATAAGCGCGCTGACAATCCGCTCCTCTCTTAGAAGTGTACTGCCAGCCTCCTCGAGAGGTGCAGCAGGGCTACGTGGTGGCTGTTCAGAAGACTGAATACGAAGTGGGCTTCGACATCCACTACCTGTGCAAAAAGAACTTCCTGCTGGATGGACCCCAGAAGGTCACCTGCCTGTCAAACGGGAGCTGGAGTGCGTCCCCGCCACACTGCAGAGGTGACGGGTGTTTTAATAAACCCAGCGACAAACATAAACGGGTTTTAAGTATAAGGATGATCATTTGATGTTCATCATACTTTGATGTTTGTTGGATCCCAGCGCGCTGCCTCATCCCCGCTCAGCGAAGCCGCGTGGTGATCGGCGGAGTGAAGCGCTGGCCGTTTGACGTCACGGACACCTTGGTTCCTCACGGTGAACATGTGACGTTCTTCTGCAAGCACCCGAGGAAGCAGTGCAGCTTCTCTGCGACACAGACGTGCTTCGACGGGAGGCTCCAGACGCCGGCCTGCTACCTCGGTAAACCCTCAAcaccgcccgcccccccccacgaaCATCATGAGGAGGGGGTTGATTCACAACATTCACCATTCTCATCAATTTCCCTTTCTTCTTCAGAGCCCACATGGTTGCAGTTTAAACTCTTCCCCCACCGGCTGGTGTCAGAGATCGAAGCGTGTGGGCCCGATGATGTCGAGTGAAGACCCCCCCCATGCGTTCAACACAACGGGACA
This genomic stretch from Gasterosteus aculeatus chromosome 20, fGasAcu3.hap1.1, whole genome shotgun sequence harbors:
- the ntd5 gene encoding beta-2-glycoprotein 1-like gives rise to the protein MDRAPLLLLLLLSLWALTGRVSPQAAGLCPDRLLGEESRRTCPRPCKADRDCGNRRQCLCDGQCGLSCVAPGRTCPWPLPPSEDSEARLLSPTHSFSALLEVRCKPGFALPSGLDATIRRCQGDRRWSGEEPICTGTRSPASTQSCPLPEDIVDTFSIQGDAAAGTSIRYTCLSGSDIVGSRENFCQDNQTWQYPHPICKEVYCQPPREVQQGYVVAVQKTEYEVGFDIHYLCKKNFLLDGPQKVTCLSNGSWSASPPHCRARCLIPAQRSRVVIGGVKRWPFDVTDTLVPHGEHVTFFCKHPRKQCSFSATQTCFDGRLQTPACYLEPTWLQFKLFPHRLVSEIEACGPDDVE